Proteins encoded together in one Cryptosporangium minutisporangium window:
- a CDS encoding iron-siderophore ABC transporter substrate-binding protein: MPTTSRRGARRALTTTVAAALTALLLAACGTTEDASDDASSTAKASSGPVEVKDERGTVRLDAPAANIVSLEWGLTETLLALGVKPVGAADVKGYNVWDKSIALEPSTPDVGTRGEPSLDAIAALKPDLVVSVTDVPENVLAQIEKTAPVLALRGSDSTDPIGYMRRTVETLATITGTEDKGKELLAGFDKKIEDGKAALAKAGKAGGPFVMADGWVDSGTVSIRMFTPGSFFGAIGQELGLKSQWTSGGDKDYGLAQTDLEGLTKITDPKTSFVYVANDGEANSTFIKSVESNAVWKQLPFVKTGGNVHRLPDGIWMFGSTPSAEAYVDAVVDALAGS; this comes from the coding sequence ATGCCCACCACCTCCCGCCGGGGCGCCCGCAGAGCGCTCACCACCACGGTCGCGGCCGCGCTGACCGCGCTGCTCCTCGCCGCGTGCGGCACCACCGAGGACGCGTCGGACGACGCCAGCTCCACCGCGAAGGCCTCCTCCGGGCCGGTCGAGGTCAAGGACGAGCGTGGCACCGTGCGCCTGGACGCACCCGCGGCGAACATCGTCTCGCTCGAGTGGGGCCTCACCGAGACGCTGCTCGCGCTCGGCGTGAAGCCGGTCGGCGCCGCCGACGTCAAGGGTTACAACGTGTGGGACAAGAGCATCGCGCTCGAGCCGTCCACCCCGGACGTCGGTACCCGTGGTGAGCCGAGCCTGGACGCGATCGCGGCCCTGAAGCCGGACCTGGTCGTCTCCGTGACCGACGTGCCGGAGAACGTACTCGCGCAGATCGAGAAGACCGCGCCGGTGCTCGCGCTGCGCGGTTCGGACTCGACCGACCCGATCGGGTACATGCGCCGCACGGTGGAGACGCTCGCCACGATCACCGGCACCGAAGACAAGGGCAAGGAGCTGCTCGCCGGCTTCGACAAGAAGATCGAGGACGGCAAGGCCGCCCTGGCGAAGGCCGGCAAGGCCGGCGGACCGTTCGTGATGGCCGACGGCTGGGTCGACTCCGGCACGGTGTCGATCCGCATGTTCACCCCGGGTTCGTTCTTCGGCGCGATCGGTCAGGAGCTCGGCCTGAAGAGCCAGTGGACGTCGGGCGGCGACAAGGACTACGGCCTCGCGCAGACCGACCTCGAGGGCCTGACCAAGATCACCGACCCGAAGACCTCGTTCGTGTACGTGGCGAACGACGGTGAGGCGAACTCGACGTTCATCAAGTCGGTGGAGTCCAACGCGGTCTGGAAGCAGCTGCCGTTCGTCAAGACCGGCGGCAACGTCCACC
- a CDS encoding ABC transporter ATP-binding protein, with the protein MHDALPRSSALTGAGLTLAYDGRTVVENAGLELHAGEVVALVGPNGSGKSTLLRSLARLHSPQAGAVTLSDPDGADRVDATALHPKQFARRVTLLTQSRPTPGGVRVRDVVAYGRHPYRGRFGSGDAEGPDVVARAMRLTGVESMADRPVDELSGGELQRVWLATCLAQDTGVVLLDEPTTFLDLRYQVETLDIVRELADDHGVAVGVVLHDLDQAAAVADRVVLLHRGVVRATGLPAEVLTSELLTEVYGLRIDVDVHDDGRVRTRPVGRHSTRPRPAPLP; encoded by the coding sequence ATGCACGACGCCTTACCTCGATCCTCGGCGCTCACCGGTGCCGGTCTCACGCTCGCGTACGACGGCCGCACGGTCGTCGAGAACGCCGGCCTGGAGCTCCACGCCGGCGAGGTGGTCGCGCTCGTCGGGCCCAACGGATCCGGCAAGTCGACGCTGCTGCGCTCGCTCGCCCGCCTGCACTCCCCGCAGGCGGGCGCAGTGACGCTCAGCGATCCGGACGGTGCCGACCGCGTCGACGCCACCGCACTCCACCCGAAGCAGTTCGCGCGCCGCGTCACGCTGCTGACGCAGTCGCGTCCGACGCCGGGCGGTGTGCGCGTCCGGGACGTCGTCGCGTACGGGCGCCACCCGTACCGCGGCCGGTTCGGCTCCGGCGACGCCGAGGGCCCGGACGTCGTCGCGCGCGCGATGCGGCTCACCGGCGTCGAGTCCATGGCGGACCGTCCGGTCGACGAGCTGTCCGGCGGCGAGCTGCAGCGCGTCTGGCTGGCGACCTGCCTCGCGCAGGACACCGGCGTCGTCCTGCTCGACGAACCCACCACGTTCCTCGACCTGCGCTACCAGGTCGAGACCCTGGACATCGTCCGGGAGCTGGCGGACGACCACGGCGTCGCGGTCGGCGTCGTCCTGCACGATCTCGACCAGGCCGCCGCGGTCGCCGACCGCGTCGTCCTGCTGCACCGCGGTGTCGTCCGGGCCACCGGCCTGCCCGCCGAGGTGCTGACGTCCGAGCTGCTGACCGAGGTCTACGGCCTGCGGATCGACGTGGACGTCCACGACGACGGACGCGTGCGCACCCGGCCCGTCGGTCGGCACAGCACGCGGCCGCGGCCGGCGCCGCTCCCCTGA